The following is a genomic window from Phalacrocorax carbo chromosome 19, bPhaCar2.1, whole genome shotgun sequence.
GTCGGGGGCTCCCTTGTAAAACTCCACCAGCAGcatctggggtggggggagagaggggctgcaggcgccagggctgccccagggTCGGGCACGTGGCCCCCCCACCCACGCGGCACCAAGCCCTCGGCAGCACggcagggatggagaagagGTTGTCATCGTCACCGGGACTAACAGCAGGACGGGGACGGGTGGCGAAGGCCCCACCAGCCCGTGGCGGGGTCAGGGAGTTGTCCTTGCTGGGGTGGATGGGGTTTTTaggacccccaccccacactCACCATCTCCTGCAGGACATCGTTGGTGAGGAAGCCATCCTGGATGTAGGCCACCTCCACGTCCATGGGGATGCCATAGTCATTGGGCCGTTGCTGGAGGATGGGAGAGCAGGGTCACCCCACGGCACTGgggccacccccaccccccactggGCCAGCAACCACTTACCTCTGGCGGCGGCATCACCCAAAAGGGCGCGATTTTGGACTCCACACCGGGGTTGCCGTGATAATAGGGTCCTGGGTGGGGAGGGCAAAGATGGGGCTGACACGGGGGGGTGAtggcagccccagcaccaccaggACCCCAGGGACCGAGTGCCTACCGCAGATgagggccaggcagggctggaagcCGTTGCCGCTACCCTGCAGCTTGAGCTGATAATCCATCTGCGCATCGATGTCGTGCAGGGAGGGCAGTGCGGGGCCGAAGGGGTGGCTGTGGTACCAACCCACCAGCGACAGTCCCCGCAGGAACAAGCTCTGGCAGATCTGGGATGGGCAGATGCTGTGGGTCTGggtcccctgggacccccgggatcccccaccccaccctgggGATGATTTACCTCCTCCTCCACGGCGCCAGCGGCTTCAGCATCGCCCAGGCGGGTCCGGCATGGGAAGGCTCGCAGCACTGTCAGCACTGGGAGGGGCATAGGGGTGGGTGGCTCCGccgggggctgtgggggccaCCCACAAACCCACCCCACTACCTACGCTGCGTGTTGGTGTCCCACCGCCCACCCAGGTAGCCCACCACTTCACTCCGTGTCAAGTGGCTGTGGAAATCCTAAAGGAAACAGTTAAAATTAACAATTTGGACCCAAAACGATGCTGGGGACAACCCCTTCCCTGCGGCTGTCCCCAGCACCATCAGAAATGTCCCAGCCTGTCCCCCCACGGGGAGGGGACGCACCAGGAGCAGGAGGACGTTGCTGGAAATGGCCACGTTGAAGGGCTGGAACTTGTTGATGGCGGCGAAGGACATAACTTCCACCAGGGTCTGGGGGTTCCTGGAAGAGCCGCAGCACCACTGCcacagccgccccccgcccctcctgCACCCACGTGGGGCTCGGGTCCCCGTCGCACCCTACCTGGCTGAGTCGTGGGTGCCCAGGGTGCAGTAGCGGACAGGCACCCGGGGTTTGCTCTCCAGCCTTTTCCCTGGGGGGCCATGATCTGTGAAGCACAGTGCCCTGTCACCGCTGCCGGGCTGCCCAGGgtcccccgggacccccgcgccACCTTACCCGTCCCTGCCGGCTCTGCCAGGCTCTTgcactgctgcttcttgctcttctcctctgtttttttgGTAGCTGCTGGCTCCGGCACGGGTGCCCGACCCTCTCTTGtcgcctcctcctcttcctcctcaggcatctcctcctcctcgccctcgctggccaggctctgtgagcAGTGCAGGAttgacacccacctcaccagCTGCACTGGGGGGCACCCaagggtcctggggggggggtcccaacCCACCTCCTCAGCTGGCGGCGCATTGGGCTGGTGCTTGTGCAGCCAAGCGGCTTTGTACTGGTCCAGCTTCTGGCCCTTGTAGCGGACGGACGCCCAACCGCACCCCGACTTCTTGGCGGGGTTCACCAGGCGCTTGCAGTGGGTCGCCCAGGCACTGGGTGAGTTGAAGACCTGCCCCGTCTCCTGCCACATGATGGTCCCATCCGCTCCCAGGTCCCCCACGAACTTCTTGCCCTGGGGAGCCTGGGGTGAGTGGGGAGGCACCCACCGGTCCCCCGTCCCCAGTTCCTGTCCCCCACCGTGTCCCCGCGCCAGCCGGGCTCACCAGGTAGTAGATGGAGAGGACGCCGCGGGCTGGCTCGAGGAGCCCATCGCGGAGCAGGACGCGGAGGGTGATGCCGCGACGAGTGAGCACGGCCCCCcgcgcgccccccgccgccttCGCCCCGCTCCCAGCCTCCGGCTCGGCCTCCGCCTCATCCAGCCCCGGCTCCAGCTCATCCTCGTCCTCCTCCAGACACTCGTCCCCACCGGGGGAGGCAGCTGCCAGCGCTGCGGGATGGGACACGCCATGGGGGGTCCTCTCTGGGGGCAGCACCCGTGGGTGTTCCTCCAAGAGCACCCTTGGGTCCTCCCCCTCGTGTCTGCCTGTGGATGGGGACACTAGGACAGGGAtgcacagggacatggggacaggaaGACGTGGACATGGGGACACAAGCATGCAGGGACACCGGAAGAGAAGACACaaggacacggggggggggggggggggggcggaaggaTGGACCCAGGGCCAGGAGGACTCAGGGACAGGggaatgggggagaggggacccAGGGCCAGGAGGATGGAGGACACTGAAGGAGGGATAGGGGGTGATGTGGGGATGTGAGGACTGAGGGACATGATAGAGGACtaggggacatggctgggggGGACAGGGCCTAGGGCACACAGGCCATGGGGCCAAggctgggggacagggggacatggggacaagGCTCTCCTGGCCCAGCAGGTCCCCAGAGCCTGGTTTGAGATCGGGGGGGGTGTGCTCCCATCCCTGTCCCACGGGTGTTGCGGGGTGCCCCCATTCCTGCCCCACGGGTGTCCCGGGGTGTCCGCATCCCTGCCCCGTGGGTGTCCCggggtgtccccatccctgccccgtGGGtgccccagggtgtccccatccctgccccgtGGATATCCCGTCGgtgcccccatccctgccccgtGGGTGCCCCAGGGTGTCCGCATCCCTGCCCCACGGGTGTCCCGGGGTGACCGGCCCTGTGCAGGCGTGCACCGAGGGTCCCGCGTGTCCGTGCCCttgcgtgtgcgtgtgcgcgcGTGTCCGTGTGCGCGTCCGTGCGCGAGCATGCGCAGgtgcacacgtgtgtgcacGGGGGCGGTTGTGCACGCAGGTGCATGTGCGTGCGCGGGGCGTGTGCGCCCGGCCGCTGCGCGCGTCCGTGCGCGTGCCCGTGTGTCCATCCGTGCGTGCGTGCCCGGTACGTGCCCGGTGCGTGCCCGCGGGGCGCGCGCCCGCCAGTACCTGCCATGCTccgctcccgccgctcccgccgctcccgcctCCCCCGGTGCGCGCGGCGGCAGCGCCACGTGATGGGGCGGCTccgcgcgccccgccccgccccggggggggaGACACACGACACACGGACACAACACCGGCACCGGGGACGGACGGACACTTGGACGGGAATCTGCGGCGGGGTGCGGGGCAGCCCCGCACCTGCCGCACCGGGGGGGACGCGGATACAGAGACCCGCACCGGGGGCCTGACAcaccccccctcccgccgccccgggacCGCAGGGCACCCCCCCCGCTTCCCGGCGGGGCTGCCGGGCGCCCGGTgcctgcggcggcggcgggcggggatggccccggccccggcacagCTACGAGGGCTTCGTGGAGAAGCGGGGGTCGCGGGACCAGGTGGGCCGGCACCTCCCGGGACcgacccccggcacccccgggaTCCCCGGACcgagccccggcacccccgggacCGACATCCGGGACCCCCCGACCGAGCCCTGGCACTCCGGGAAcccacccccgggaccccccaggaCGTCCAGTCCGAGCCCCGGCATCCCCGGGACCGACCCCCAGCAACCCCCCGGACCGACCCTTGGCACCCCCTGGCACTGACCCCCCTCGGGACCGACAGCCGCCCCCCCGGTCCCCTCCGCCGCCCGGGGTTGTCCCGgtgcccccccgcagcccccggtgccggtgcccggtGGCGGAGCTCAGTCCCGTCCCACCCTGCAGGGCTACCGGAGGGTCTGGGCCGGGCTGCGGGGCCTCACGCTCGCCTTCTACGGGGAGCCCCGGGACTGCGAGGTGGGGGGGGGCCTCCGGGCAGCACCCCTTGGCAGGGACCCCCGGGTGGGACCCCCGGATGGGCTGCCCTGGCCAAGTCCCTTGAGACACTCCCGGTCCGTGACCCCCTCATGGGTTTCCCCCCCCAGACTGAGACACCCATTAGCTGGGACCCCCTCAGGGTGGGTACCCCTAggctgggctgggacccccagtACATCACACCTTTGGGTGGGACCATGTGGGTTCCCCCATgatggggcagccccacccccGCCATGATCCCCTGGGGCTGGAACCCCAGGATTGGGATTCCCCCCCAAAGCTGGGGCCCCAGAGGACCCCTAGGACTCCTGGGCCAGTACCCCCTCTCAGTGGGCTCCCCCAGGTGGGACCCCCGTGTCTGGGACCCTCTCAGGGTGAGCATCTCCACCCTGGTACCACTGCGATGTCCCGGGGCTGGGACACCCGAGGTAAGACCCCTGGGATGGGAACTGTGGGTGGGATTCTCAGGCCAGGGCCCCCTCAgggtgggacccccagggtgGGATCCCTGGGACCTCAGAGATGCCCCTGGGCCAGGACCCCCTCAGGGTGGGCTCCCTCAGGGTGGGCTCCCCCaggctgggacccccaggacaAGAAACCTTTGGGTGGGACCAGGTGGGTTCCCCCATGTGGGTTCCCCAGGGCCAGGACCCCCTCAGGGTGGGCTCCCCCAGGCTGGGACCCCCAAGGTGGGACCCCTGGGCCAGGACCCCCCCCCATGGGGGTGAAGGTAGGagcccaggctggggcagggtaAGGGGCAGGGGGTCAGGGTGGGGAGTGGCCTGGGGGAGCTGAGGCCTGGCGCACTCGTGGCGGTGGTGGTgatgggggtgggtgggtgggtggggccCACGCttgggtgcccccagcccctggagGTGCTGGACCTGGGCAAGCTGGTGGCAGCTGAGGCTGTGGGGATGGGAGGTGATGCTGAAGGTGATGGGCACACCatgggggggcacagggtggTGGAGGGACGTGGTGGGCACCAGGCAGGGCagaaggggggctggggggtgtagTGTCCttggtggggtgctggggaacAGAGCGGTCTGGGGCTGTGGAGGGGGGCGCAGGTGGGGGACATGGAAGGCATGGAGGGGCAGAGGCGACGGGGTTTGGGTGATCAGAGGGACACGGGCATGGGGGGGAACAACAGTCAGGGCTGGGGGAAATGGAGGGCAGAGGGGACAGGGTTTGGGgatgggggcactggggggcatAGTGGGCAGGATTTCAAGGGacagggggcacaggggacaggggccatggggtgccatgggAGGGCACAGGGGGCAGGATATGGGAACAGGGGCCATGGAAGGCATGGGAGGGCACAGGGGGCAGGATTTGGGGACGGGGGCCATGTGGTGCCATGGGAGGGCACGGGGGCAGGATTTGGGGACGGAGgccatggggtgccatgggAGGGCACAGGGGGCAGGATTTGGGGACAGGGTCCATGGGAGGGCACAGGGGGCAGGATTTGGGGACAGGGTCCATGGGAGGGCACAGGGGGCAGGAATTGGGGACAGGGAGCCACGAGGGGGCACAGGGGTCAGGATTTGGGGGTACAGGGCATGCAGAAGCAGAGGGATGGGGTTATGGGATGCAGGGGACAGGCTTAGGGGGATTTGGAGGCCAGGGGGGACACAAGGGACAGGGTATGGGGACACAGGGTGCAGGGGACAGGCCACCCCCATGCccccctccctgtcccagcaGGCGGAGAGTGGGGAGCACAGGAGATGTGGCAGGGGTTCATCCTGACCATGGCACGGGGCGCTGGCCCCCAGGGGGTCACAGCAGCAGTGACCCTACCGTGCCCATCGCCCTGCATCCCCCCTGCAGATGAAGGTGCCCACCGACCTGGCGGGACTGCAGGGCTACCCCCGGGTCCCCCACCGTCCCCAGTTCCCCGCCACCCCTGGGTCACCCGctacccccagccctcccagccccgcacTGTCCCTGTGAGTCAGGTGGGTCTGGGGCCGTGGAGGGGTCTCCATCCTCactgggatgtgctggggagcagcatgGCTTGGGTGGTGTGGCTGGGGGTGGCCTGACGTGGCCACGGGTGACGGGGcagggctgtccccagggtgcccAGCTGCCTCTTCGAGGTGACGTGCCTGGAGGccaagcagctgctggagcGGAGTGCGAGCGGGGGGATCATGGTgctgtgccctggggggcacagCCGGGGTGTCTCCATCACTGCGCGTCAGGAGATGAACGGGTGAGTGGGGGGCACCGGTGGGGGGACAAGGGGTGGGTGGCATTGCGGCACGGGTCCCCATGTGAGCCGTGTCCCCTTGGGCATGGGTCCCCATGCGAGGGGTGTCCTCCCAGGGCGAGGGTCCCTGTGCAAAGGGTGGTCCCAGGGTGCAGGTCCCCGTGTGAGGGGTGTCCCTGGGGCGAAGGTCCCCATGCAAGGGGTGGCAGCCCCCACTGACGCAGCCCTcggtgctgctgaagcacaaGGTGAACCATGTGGACCAGGGCTACGTCACTGACACTGATACACTGTTGAGTGacgggggacagggacacccccTTCCTGGGCACCCACCTGAGCCCCTGGGATGGGCCCCACAAGAGCTGAGACCCCTGGGCTGCGAGTCAAGGGATTGGGACCCCCAGCACCTAGGACACTTGGGGCCTAGGACCCACAGGGACTGGTGCCCATGGGGTCCGACAACCCCAAGGCTGGGCCCCCCGCAAAGGGCTGGGACTCCTAAGGGCTGAGACCCCCAAGGGACTGGGGCCCCTAAGGGCTGGGACACCCAAGGCTAGGATCCCTGGGAACTGGGACACCTAAGGCTGGGACCCCTAAGGGGGTGTGACGAAGGACCTGGGACCCCAAAAGGACAGGCACCCCAAAAGGGCTGGGACACAAAGGGCTGGTACCCCTAATGGACTGGGACACCCCAGAGGGCTGGGATCCAAGGAGCTGGGACTCCCCCAGAGCCCAGGAGCTGTAGGCAGGGAATGGGGGACTGCAAGGGGGGGACAAATGGGGGTCCCTGAGTGATGCCACGTCCCCCCCAGTATCACTGCTCCTCACTGCCCGAGGTGGTGCAGTACTTCGTGGAGAGCAGCAAGCTCAGGCTGCAGCCCCCGCACCGCGAGTACAGCCTGTGGCTTGGGGGGCCAGGGCGGAGAGCTACGGGGGCTCAGCAGGGTCTGGGGGTCCTGCAGGGTGGTGTTAGGAGCAGTTATGGGTGGCCAGGGTGATGAAGGGCATCTGCAGGGGGGTCTTTGGGGTGCCTGGGGGTTGCTGGAGAGTTGCATGAGTGTTGGGGTGACTTGGGTTGCTGCTGGGGTGTCACATCTGGCATGGgaggtcggggggggggggggtgtttggtGGTgtcaggggcaggcagaggaTCCATGACAGCCCCCCCACTCTGCTCCAGAGCTCATGGAGATGGATGGTGAGAGCAGGGAGGAGACCCAGGGGGTGTGTGAGCCCCCCTCAGctgcccctgcaccccagccctgTGGCCTCAGTTCACTGAAGCCATCACTGAGCCCCTGTCACCCTgcactgcagcccctgggtgGGGGCAGGGGACCTTCCCCCCATTTGGGGCTATCCGAGATGAGCAGACCTCCATGAACAAGCAGGGTGAGGTTGGCTGGGcttggggaaactgaggtaGGGAGGGGACACCCCCATGGTGACCCTGACCCTTCTCCACAGGTCAGCGAGACCCCCAGAGGTAGGCTgagccctgctgctccctcaTGAccatggggggggggcaggtcTGGATGCCTGGCAGGGGAGAGGCCTGGAAGAGGGGGAACAGGAGGGGGTGCCAGGACCCAGATGCCTGGGTCCTCTCACCAGCCCAGGGGGGCAATGGGGATGAGTGGTGGAGCAGCGTGGTCCCTCtgagggggctggtgggggggaaggagggggcctggatgcctgggtcctCTGCCCAGCTCACCCCCCCCGGCCCCATGGTGCAGGCATGGTGGAGGAGCTCACCTGGGAGCGCCCCGAGGGCTGGGGTGGCACTGGggtggggtgcaggcagcacagcccagggAGGGGGCAAGCAATGGACCCCCAACCCACATATTTGGGGGGCATCACCCCAGGCACCATCCCAAATAAAGACACTGCCCCGCTCGGCCCTGTCCCGGCTCCTTGTGCTCTGGGAGTGGCACCGgcaaagccccccccccccccccccccaaaacccccttccccacctcgGGCTGGTGCCAGCCAGCGCCCTGTGCCCCAGTCACGGCTGCATCACACCTACATCCCAATTTATTCTTCAGGCCAGAAGCAGCTCTCAATGGCGAGGGGTGACGTGCCCAGCCCGGTGCCAGCGATGGAGGGGTGGCACAGAGTCAGAGTGGGGTCAGCTggcggggctgtgggtgctggtgcaCCCCAGCTCTGTgggctggcacagccctgccagtGCAGTGTatggggggggtctggggaggTGGTAGGGGTACATTCAGTGCTCTTGCCTGGGGGGTGCCCACGGTGGGGGGCACGGCTCTAGGGCAGGCTGGTGTTGGAGCTGCTGGCCGTGCTGTTACGTTTCTGGAGGCATTTCACCGCACTGGGCACCTGCAAGCCTGAGGAGACGTGGAAGCTGCCGCACCAGACCTGCGGGCACAGAAGTgtggctgggctggaggggagggctgGCACAGGGATTGGGGGGGCTGAAccccccagccagcagccccagagagctgcgcagctctgcctgccccttACCGTGAAGGCTGGCAGCACCGGTTGTGTGAACTTGGCCTTGAAGGTGTGGAGCAGCTGCTTGGTCCTGGCGTTGTAGAAGGACAGGAACCCTGCGGGCACGGGAAGGGGGACAAAGAGGGGGCTcacaggtggggacagggcttGCAGACCCCCAACACAGTGTCCGTGGTGGTGGCAGTGCCTATGATGGTGGCAGTGCCCGTGGTGGTGGCAGTCCCTGCGCCCATCCCTGGCACTGCCCCGTCCCCCACCCACCTTCATGGAAGTTGCAGTAGATGCCGATGCAGTCAGGCACGGGCACGTCCAGCACCTTGGCCTTGTTGGCGTGCTTGGCGCTGAAGCTGACCTGCAGCCAGTTGTTGAGGTGGAGGCACCAGGAGGCCGAGGTTTTGCCCAGCTGATCGAATTTGCCCAGGCTGCGATATGCCACCCCCACACCGAAAGCTTTGCTGTCCCGGTCATACCGCACCTCCCAGTAATGGTCATCGCCATCGATCAGTGTGTCACCTGTGGGCATGGGGCACAGCTCTACCTGGTGCACCCACAGGGtgccctgtcctgtccccagccctgccaggtcCCCACCAGTACCCAGTGGGTGCCCCTGGCTCTCACCCAGAACCGTGTAGGACTCGGCGGTGAAGCGATCTCTGCCCCCGCGCCCCGAGGGCATCCTCTTGGGTGACTGCACCACCCTAGGACAGATGGATGCCGGCAAAGAGGGCTGGGACGGCATTACCCAGGGTGGGAACAATGCTGGGGTGACAAAGGGGGGTGACATTACCTGGCAGGCGAGTTGGCGGGTGAGGCCGTCCTGCCCTTGCCATCCTTCTCGCGTGCCTTGACGTCCTGCACCTTGCCACCTGTGGCGTCCCACTCCACGCTGAGCTCCTCCACCCGCAGGTTCTGGTGGCACGTGCTGGCGTCCAGCCGAAATATGAACGCTGGGGACAGCCACTGTCAGcgcgtgtcccccccccgcctgGCACCAAGGTGTTGTGGACCACTGGCACACTTGGGAAGGGGCAGCCTGGGGTggcatggggggggggtgacacaTGTTCTGCCACCCCCGGTACCCACCTCTCGTTTCCAAAGTGACCGGCTCGGAGAACTCGCCCGCTACAGCCTTGTTACATGCCCGTACCCGAAAATTCATGTACTTCATGTCAAACTTCAGCCCTGCGGGTACAGCGGGGTCACAAAGTCAGGCATGGTGGGTCATCATggcccccatgtcccctgcaAAGCCTGGCACTGCCACCCAGCCCCCTGGAACAGCCCCAGAACCCTGCCACCTGCAGTGcctgctcccaccccagcacGTTTGGGGTTGCTTTTGCCCCATGCCCTCACCAGAGAGGGTGTACTCGGTGCCCTTGATGCCCTCGACCACCATCCAGGGCTGGTCCTCCTTGGCACGGGGTGGCCCCTCGAAGTTGGTCTTGCGGTACTCCAGCACGTAGTGGTCAATCTTGCTGTCCTCGTCAGGCATCCTCCAGGCCAGCGTCACACAGTTATCGGCCACCAGCGACTCCGTCAGGTCGATCTCAGGGGTGCTGGGCACTGCCCGTGGGAGTAGCCGTGCCAATGTCCCCCCACCGCTGCAGCCCTGATGAcagccagggtgtccccagcacccccagggcaccCATAGGTCCCATGGGCTCAGCACCTGGAGGACCCACGGGCACAGCACCCTAGGGACCCCACGTGTGGCATCCCAGAGACCCTGGGCATGGCACCCGCTGCACCCCCAGGCACAGCATCCAAACCCCctcatccctccatccctggcACCTTCTTGCCCCTCTGGATGGGCGTACCACAGGGTGCCCGAGGCCTGGcaccccccccagctcctcaccCCATCCCCTGGCACCCAGCGCACCCCTTAAACCCTGGACCCCCGTCCTTGCACTGTCCCCTTGCCAGGCTGGCACAGCCCTCCGTGCCCCCCGCACTGCCCTTCCCTTGCGCTGGGAGAAACCCGGGTGCCGTGCCCCGTGTCCCCGTCACCCGCTGCCTGCAGGCAATACCTGGCAGGAAGGCGAGGGCCTGGAGCAGGCGGCGTTCCTGGGCAAAATCCACCATCAAGTGGCTCATGTTGTCGCTCACCTTGGCCTTGAGCGAGAGGCGGAAGGCGGGTGCCATCGTCACACTGCACGAGGGACACGGGGCCGAGGGTCAGCGGGGCTGGGAGCCAGACACCCACCCAGCCCTGACTGCTCACCCCCTGCCCTGCGTGGccgtggggaggtggggagggtgggcagggccaccccagcacccacggtACACCCACTGCAGGGCCCTGGCTGGGAAGAGGGTGGGGGTTAGTGGGactggggggcacaggggtaCCGTACCTATCCTTGATCTGTTTGGCAGCCTTGCGAGCgcagaggaaaagaggaggaaaaaaaataagcaggtGAGACAGCAGTGCCAGGAGCCAGCGCGGTACAGCGTGCCCAGACTCCTGCTCCGGTGCCAGCATGGCAGAGCGTCCCTGCTGCGGTACCCCGTGGCACCGCATCCCCGCCGTGGtaccccagcacccctgcacccctgccGCAGCACCCCCATGGCGCAGCATGCCATACGCCTGCcggtgtcccccgtgtccctgCCATGGTGTCCCCTTTGTCATGGGAAAAAGGGACACCAAGCGACTCTGGGCAGGTGGGGGATCACCCCGGCAGGGGTCTCCATGCTCCTACTCAGCCCTGCAGCGGGCGCAGCCAACCCAGCATTGCCCCAGTGCCCAGCGCAGAAAGAAAGGAGGGTACCCGCCCGGGGTGAGCGCAGCCCCAGGGTGGCATTGACCAGCCAGGGGGGGGGCGGGTCAGGACACCCCTGGCATGGGGGGGCAGCCGGTTGGGGACATCCCCCTGCGCCGGCGGGGACGCACCTGGGGGAAGTCATGGTGGTTGGCCGTCTCCAGGGCCTGGTTGGCCGcttccagcagctcctctgagCTCTCCAGGGCCTTGGCGCAGgcagccagctgggcctggcatggggaggggagaggggcagcGGTGGGCGaaggtgctggggggggggggggggcacgcaGGGTGGGCGCTGACCTGCAGCTCATAGGTACGGCTGGCGCGGTCCTGCTTGATCTTCATCAGCATCTCGTCCTTCAGCTCGTCCAGCAGCGCGTACAGCGACTGGAACTCGCCCTCCAGGTCCTCCTGCGCCCGCGATGAGTTGGCCTGGTCACAACaccatgggggtgggggggtcagCAGGGTGACACCCCACCCGAGTGTGGGACCCCGGGGTGGGAATGGGCGTCCCAAAGGGGAGGGCAGGGTCCTCGGTACCTCCACATTCTGCATCATCTGCTTGAGGGAGTAGATGAAGTTCTGGATCTCCTCATTCTTCACGGCCAGGGTGGTGATGATCTTCCGCAGAGCCTCctgcccggccccccccgcccccggtcAACGCCCCCCAGTCCCCgcctcccctccgccccccccgccgttcccccactccccacccctgcCGGGCCCTGGGGACCCAGCGGCCAGGGCTCTGCTGGCATGGCGGGGGTGGGATGACTTGGCaagtgtgagtgtgtgtgtgtgtgtgtgtgtgtgtgtatgtgtgtgtgagggCTGAGCGAGGGCAGCGAGGGGGACATCCCTGCACCCCTCCATCCCTCGCTCctgctcccccatccctcctgcacccctccatccctccctcctgctcccctccatccctcctgcacccctcctgtatccctccttccctcctttgcCATCCCTAACCCCTGCATCTCTCCTTCTTCCACacctccatccctccttcctccagaCCTTCATCCCCTATGATCCTTCTTCCTTCATCTctccttctccatccctctgttcctcctcccttcctccctcctcttcctccatccctccttccatccccccttcctccatcccttcgtctccctccctccatcttcaacccccccatcacccccccccctcgcccccgacccggcccggcccggcccggcccggcccaccTGGTCGCCCATACCgggccggcgccgccgccgctcggccccgccgccaccAACAAAGGGGGAGCGGCgaccccggccccgccccgccccgccccggctccGCCCGGCCGCGGGGCACGACGCGAAGCGTAGTCCGGCTgcagggaggggctgggggcgtggcctcgggccgggcc
Proteins encoded in this region:
- the FSD1 gene encoding fibronectin type III and SPRY domain-containing protein 1 isoform X3 yields the protein MSCRPSWLPAPRPWRAQRSCWKRPTRPWRRPTTMTSPSVTMAPAFRLSLKAKVSDNMSHLMVDFAQERRLLQALAFLPVPSTPEIDLTESLVADNCVTLAWRMPDEDSKIDHYVLEYRKTNFEGPPRAKEDQPWMVVEGIKGTEYTLSGLKFDMKYMNFRVRACNKAVAGEFSEPVTLETRAFIFRLDASTCHQNLRVEELSVEWDATGGKVQDVKAREKDGKGRTASPANSPARVVQSPKRMPSGRGGRDRFTAESYTVLGDTLIDGDDHYWEVRYDRDSKAFGVGVAYRSLGKFDQLGKTSASWCLHLNNWLQVSFSAKHANKAKVLDVPVPDCIGIYCNFHEGFLSFYNARTKQLLHTFKAKFTQPVLPAFTVWCGSFHVSSGLQVPSAVKCLQKRNSTASSSNTSLP
- the FSD1 gene encoding fibronectin type III and SPRY domain-containing protein 1 isoform X1, which encodes MGDQEALRKIITTLAVKNEEIQNFIYSLKQMMQNVEANSSRAQEDLEGEFQSLYALLDELKDEMLMKIKQDRASRTYELQAQLAACAKALESSEELLEAANQALETANHHDFPQAAKQIKDSVTMAPAFRLSLKAKVSDNMSHLMVDFAQERRLLQALAFLPVPSTPEIDLTESLVADNCVTLAWRMPDEDSKIDHYVLEYRKTNFEGPPRAKEDQPWMVVEGIKGTEYTLSGLKFDMKYMNFRVRACNKAVAGEFSEPVTLETRAFIFRLDASTCHQNLRVEELSVEWDATGGKVQDVKAREKDGKGRTASPANSPARVVQSPKRMPSGRGGRDRFTAESYTVLGDTLIDGDDHYWEVRYDRDSKAFGVGVAYRSLGKFDQLGKTSASWCLHLNNWLQVSFSAKHANKAKVLDVPVPDCIGIYCNFHEGFLSFYNARTKQLLHTFKAKFTQPVLPAFTVWCGSFHVSSGLQVPSAVKCLQKRNSTASSSNTSLP
- the FSD1 gene encoding fibronectin type III and SPRY domain-containing protein 1 isoform X2, which encodes MGDQEALRKIITTLAVKNEEIQNFIYSLKQMMQNVEANSSRAQEDLEGEFQSLYALLDELKDEMLMKIKQDRASRTYELQAQLAACAKALESSEELLEAANQALETANHHDFPQCDDGTRLPPLAQGQGERQHEPLDGGFCPGTPPAPGPRLPARMPDEDSKIDHYVLEYRKTNFEGPPRAKEDQPWMVVEGIKGTEYTLSGLKFDMKYMNFRVRACNKAVAGEFSEPVTLETRAFIFRLDASTCHQNLRVEELSVEWDATGGKVQDVKAREKDGKGRTASPANSPARVVQSPKRMPSGRGGRDRFTAESYTVLGDTLIDGDDHYWEVRYDRDSKAFGVGVAYRSLGKFDQLGKTSASWCLHLNNWLQVSFSAKHANKAKVLDVPVPDCIGIYCNFHEGFLSFYNARTKQLLHTFKAKFTQPVLPAFTVWCGSFHVSSGLQVPSAVKCLQKRNSTASSSNTSLP